The Miscanthus floridulus cultivar M001 chromosome 17, ASM1932011v1, whole genome shotgun sequence genome has a window encoding:
- the LOC136518389 gene encoding kinesin-like protein KIN-10C, with amino-acid sequence MAGTSTPARSSARSSLPVRVVLRVRPFLPSEAASATAPCVSLLDYHPGGEVTVQLKDQHTSRSELYKVDSFFGQEDSVSQIFDQEVRAVIPGIFEGINATVFAYGATGSGKTYTMQGTEDFPGLIPLAASTILANCTGTWCSVEMSYYEVYLERCYDLLEPKAKEIMALDDKDGNMQLKGLSWVPVRSMEEFEELYSIGVQRRNVAHTGLNDVSSRSHAVLSLRVSTDVVKGKLNLIDLAGSEDNRRTLNEGIHLQESSKINLSLFTLSNVFSALNKNEHRIPYRESKLTRILQDSLGGSSRAVMIACLNPAEYQESAKTVSLAARPCHTETFTSSSKQETPKVKVDMEAKLRAWLESKGKTKSIQRMDGLLSPVASKTPLSMSHMKQPTSSRISCRAKAMDQDGGKLKKMLFDPKVHVPTENIHREQRQTEVNTPKKVVLPSVTQCHEKHEASLRKALSPISSNMVPVKQQISDNGNCPILLEPQTPIETHNIVKETPGATPLERLNALQSNLKEALVQQYLEVLNVADKEELQQLKGIGLKRAEYILELREDSPRPFKTLTDLEHIGLSSKQIQDIQKKMAATGIFK; translated from the exons ATGGCGGGCACCTCCACACCCGCCCGTTCCTCCGCGCGCTCTTCGCTGCCGGTGCGCGTCGTGCTGCGCGTGCGCCCGTTCCTCCCGTCGGAGGCCGCCTCGGCGACAGCACCCTGCGTCTCCCTCCTCGACTACCAccccggcggtgaggtcaccgtccAGCTCAAGGACCAGCACACCAG TCGGAGTGAACTGTATAAAGTGGACTCGTTCTTCGGTCAAGAGGACAGCGTGAGCCAGATATTTGACCAGGAGGTTCGCGCAGTGATCCCAGGCATCTTCGAGGGGATCAACGCGACGGTCTTTGCCTATGGGGCAACCGGCAGCGGCAAGACCTACACAATGCAG GGCACGGAGGATTTTCCGGGGCTAATCCCCTTGGCTGCTTCAACAATCCTAGCAAACTGCACTGGCACATGGTGCTCTGTTGAGATGTCGTACTATGAGGTGTACTTGGAACGGTGCTATGACCTGCTGGAGCctaaagcaaaagaaatcatggccTTGGATGACAAAGATGGTAACATGCAGCTGAAGGGCTTGAGCTGG GTCCCTGTGAGATCCATGGAGGAATTCGAGGAGCTCTATTCCATAGGCGTGCAAAGGAGAAATGTCGCCCACACTGGACTGAATGATGTTTCCAGTCGGAGCCACGCTGTGCTCTCACTTAGGGTCAGCACTGATGTTGTCAAAGGGAAACTTAACCTCATTGATTTGGCTG GTAGCGAAGACAACAGGAGGACTTTGAATGAGGGCATCCACCTTCAAGAAAGCTCCAAGATCAACCTTTCATTGTTTACATTGTCCAATGTATTTTCAGCTCTAAACAAGAATGAGCACCGAATTCCCTACAGAGAGAGTAAACTGACCCGCATACTTCAAGATTCTCTAGGAGGCAGTAGCCGTGCTGTGATGATAGCTTGCCTG AATCCTGCAGAATACCAGGAGTCAGCCAAGACAGTAAGTCTGGCTGCTCGTCCATGCCATACTGAGACTTTCACCAGTTCAAGCAAGCAAGAAACTCCCAAGGTCAAGGTTGACATGGAAGCCAAATTACGAGCATGGTTGGAGTCAAAGGGGAAAACAAAGAGCATCCAAAGAATGGATGGTCTTCTCTCCCCAGTTGCCAGCAAGACTCCATTGTCTATGAGCCATATGAAGCAACCAACATCTTCCAGAATTTCTTGTAGAGCTAAGGCAATGGATCAGGATGGTGGTAAACTCAAGAA GATGCTTTTTGATCCAAAAGTCCATGTTCCCACTGAAAATATACATCGAGAGCAAAGGCAGACAGAAGTAAATACACCAAAGAAAG TGGTGCTTCCTTCAGTTACTCAATGCCATGAAAAACATGAAGCTTCTCTCAGGAAAGCTCTTTCTCCAATTTCTTCAAACATGGTGCCTGTGAAGCAGCAAATATCTGATAATGGCAATTGCCCCATTTTATTGGAGCCCCAAACTCCAATAGAAACACATAACATAGTCAAGGAGACTCCTGGTGCAACCCCACTAGAGAGACTTAATGCGCTACAGTCTAACTTAAAG GAAGCTCTTGTTCAGCAGTACcttgaagttttaaatgttgcaGACAA GGAGGAGCTACAGCAGCTGAAA GGAATTGGCCTGAAGAGAGCAGAATATATTCTGGAATTACGGGAGGACTCACCAAGACCGTTCAAAACT CTTACAGATTTGGAACACATCGGCCTCTCGTCAAAGCAG ATCCAAGACATCCAAAAGAAGATGGCGGCCACTGGGATCTTCAAATGA